From a single Eremothecium sinecaudum strain ATCC 58844 chromosome III, complete sequence genomic region:
- the FMP30 gene encoding N-acetylphosphatidylethanolamine-hydrolyzing phospholipase D (Syntenic homolog of Ashbya gossypii ABR187C; Syntenic homolog of Saccharomyces cerevisiae YPL103C (FMP30)), with the protein MRPKYPFGKWFSAFGRTGIFRFSKNKKVPFTFASISGIGRGTFSKVVLAILIPYSTYALYISFMANRRINERAAKIKHEDSLEFNDTLIKYSQLQILGRFENPFTEYRIQTVYEFFANRIIELFQRKQAVPNLEGEMGSLMPVHKPDWTGDPKSLQQSHSFGYEVLSAHDATAKNSEPNMHTIYSTWLGQSCNYVVYRGIKILTDPIFSDYLLHETLGPKRITAKPAEIEKTPIPDIIIVSHNHPDHLDHVSMRHWGSDCARQPLWIIPKGLGHFLERNKVTRYVELSWWETCQLNFTHALSEFPEKLEIVCTPAMHWSGRGILDVNRSLWASFLLRDDGKPVLFHAGDTGYVKDLYIRIKEKFGSGVKLALLPCGQYCPEWHQRPRHINPEEVIKVMKDLEAQNVLGIHWGTFTLSSEYFREPKERLEMLAELTGIRNTCYCPELGKTIAIR; encoded by the coding sequence ATGAGACCTAAATATCCGTTTGGTAAATGGTTTTCAGCGTTTGGAAGAACAGGGATATTTAGATTTTCAAAGAACAAAAAAGTGCCGTTTACATTCGCATCAATATCAGGAATAGGTCGTGGGACCTTTAGCAAGGTTGTACTTGCAATATTAATTCCATATTCAACGTATGCGTTATATATTTCATTTATGGCTAATAGAAGGATTAATGAAAGGGCAGCTAAGATAAAACATGAAGATTCCCTAGAATTTAATGACACGTTAATAAAATACTCCCAGTTACAAATATTAGGTCGGTTTGAAAATCCATTTACTGAATATCGGATTCAGACGGTCTACGAATTCTTTGCAAACAGGATAATAGAACTATTCCAAAGGAAACAAGCTGTACCGAATCTTGAGGGGGAGATGGGCTCCTTGATGCCAGTCCATAAACCGGATTGGACGGGTGACCCAAAGAGCTTACAGCAATCTCATTCATTTGGCTACGAAGTACTTAGCGCTCACGACGCTACAGCTAAGAACTCAGAACCTAATATGCATACTATATACTCAACGTGGCTTGGGCAGTCTTGCAATTATGTTGTATATCGTGGGATTAAGATCTTGACAGACCCAATCTTCTCGGATTATTTGCTACATGAGACCCTCGGTCCAAAACGGATTACTGCTAAGCCTGCAGAAATTGAGAAAACCCCAATACCTGACATTATAATTGTGTCACATAACCATCCTGATCACTTAGACCACGTTAGCATGAGGCATTGGGGTTCCGATTGCGCCAGGCAACCGCTCTGGATTATACCCAAGGGTTTAGGACATTTTTTGGAAAGAAACAAAGTTACAAGGTACGTAGAATTATCATGGTGGGAGACCTGCCAACTAAACTTTACACATGCTTTAAGTGAATTTCCCGAGAAGCTTGAGATTGTCTGTACTCCAGCTATGCATTGGTCAGGCAGGGGTATACTAGACGTTAATAGATCTTTATGGGCATCTTTTCTTCTGCGGGATGATGGAAAGCCGGTTTTATTTCATGCCGGAGACACTGGTTACGTTAAGGATTTATACATTAGGATTAAAGAGAAGTTCGGCTCGGGAGTGAAGTTAGCGTTGCTACCATGTGGTCAGTATTGTCCAGAATGGCACCAACGCCCTAGACACATAAACCCTGAGGAGGTAATTAAAGTTATGAAAGATTTAGAAGCTCAAAATGTATTGGGAATCCACTGGGGTACATTTACTCTCAGTAGTGAGTATTTCAGAGAACCTAAGGAGAGGCTAGAAATGCTCGCTGAATTAACTGGCATTCGCAACACCTGTTACTGTCCAGAACTAGGAAAAACAATTGCGATACGCTGA
- the SWD3 gene encoding Swd3p (Syntenic homolog of Ashbya gossypii AGR207C; Syntenic homolog of Saccharomyces cerevisiae YBR175W (SWD3)): MLQFERSIAIPRGDNLFTSSKISPNGDFVAICDNVTIYVVEFSSGKIQRLLTTHSEPINDICWSPDSQCVASASEDFTIEITHLEYGKIHTLTGHIAPVLALVYNCKGNLLCSSSMDESIKEWDVLTGTILKTMSAHSDPVVSIDIPQCDPTILSSGSYDGLIRIFDTKTGHCLKTLTYDKDWKTDDGVVPISQVKFSKNGKFLLVSSLDGVVKIWDYLRGCVVRTFKLHDEPRKLKHSCGIDFLYPEDSPEQLVVVGNEDGTIACWNAQSKILEQEIEGYHQGGPVLSISCYKSTVCTMSLDGECNLWRWHK, from the coding sequence ATGCTGCAGTTTGAGCGTTCAATCGCGATACCGCGAGGAGATAATCTGTTCACGTCTTCGAAGATTTCCCCAAATGGGGACTTTGTTGCTATCTGTGACAACGTAACGATATATGTGGTTGAATTCTCATCTGGGAAAATCCAAAGACTACTTACAACCCATTCTGAGCCAATTAACGATATTTGCTGGTCTCCTGATAGCCAATGTGTTGCTAGTGCGTCGGAAGACTTCACAATTGAGATCACACACCTCGAATATGGGAAGATACACACTCTTACTGGGCACATAGCACCAGTATTGGCATTAGTTTATAACTGTAAGGGGAATCTGCTGTGTTCGTCATCTATGGACGAAAGTATAAAGGAATGGGACGTGCTGACAGGGACAATTCTGAAGACAATGTCAGCACACTCGGACCCAGTGGTTTCTATAGACATCCCTCAGTGCGATCCTACTATTCTAAGCTCTGGCTCTTACGATGGTTTAATCAGAATATTTGATACCAAGACTGGTCACTGTCTAAAGACACTAACATACGATAAAGATTGGAAGACGGACGATGGTGTGGTCCCTATTTCACAGGTTAAGTTCAGCAAAAACGGCAAGTTTCTGCTGGTGAGCTCTCTCGATGGCGTTGTAAAGATATGGGACTACTTACGCGGCTGTGTGGTACGAACATTTAAGCTACATGACGAACCTCGCAAATTAAAACATTCATGTGGAATCGACTTCCTATACCCTGAAGATTCCCCAGAGCAACTAGTTGTGGTTGGTAATGAGGATGGAACAATTGCATGCTGGAATGCACAATCCAAAATATTGGAACAAGAAATCGAGGGTTACCACCAAGGCGGTCCAGTTCTCTCAATTAGCTGCTATAAATCAACGGTTTGTACTATGTCGCTTGATGGCGAGTGTAATTTATGGCGGTGGCATAAGTAG
- the ECM31 gene encoding 3-methyl-2-oxobutanoate hydroxymethyltransferase (Syntenic homolog of Ashbya gossypii ABR186W; Syntenic homolog of Saccharomyces cerevisiae YBR176W (ECM31)) produces the protein MLFKNRILQLSLAKRLYSVHSEIRQKTIHDLMAKYHAQKPISMVTAYDFITSTWANRANADIILVGDSLSMCSLGYASTTDLPLDEFQYHVKSICRAEGTSFIVADMPYGSFESSIEKGISTAVSLMKCSSRVNAVKLEVGSQKNDYALELASELCRRGIPVMGHIGLTPQRVHAMGGYKVQGSKSISDVMAIYLRAKELQDVGCFSLVLECVPHQIAKNITSKLHIPTIGIGAGPNTSGQVLVMSDLLGMTSGKVPKFVNKYSNIGELAVSGIANYIEEVNTASFPKIGQHTFTVNSEVLQEFIKELSSYG, from the coding sequence ATGTTATTCAAGAATCGGATCTTACAGCTATCATTAGCTAAGAGGCTATATTCCGTGCATTCTGAAATTAGGCAAAAAACGATTCATGATTTAATGGCAAAGTATCACGCGCAGAAGCCAATCTCAATGGTTACCGCTTATGACTTTATTACCTCAACATGGGCTAATCGAGCTAATGCAGATATTATACTAGTTGGCGACTCTTTGTCTATGTGCTCATTGGGATACGCTTCAACGACTGACTTACCTTTAGATGAGTTTCAATACCATGTGAAGTCAATATGTAGGGCCGAAGGTACTTCTTTTATTGTTGCAGATATGCCATACGGTAGTTTTGAGAGTAGTATTGAAAAGGGCATTTCAACCGCTGTAAGCCTAATGAAATGCTCTTCTCGCGTTAACGCCGTGAAGCTTGAAGTTGGATCTCAAAAAAATGATTATGCACTTGAGTTGGCATCTGAGCTCTGTAGGAGAGGCATTCCAGTTATGGGACATATTGGTCTTACTCCTCAAAGGGTCCATGCAATGGGAGGATACAAGGTTCAAGGCTCTAAGAGCATCTCGGACGTAATGGCCATATATCTTAGAGCAAAGGAGCTGCAGGATGTAGGGTGTTTCTCCTTAGTCCTTGAATGTGTACCTCACCAAATTGCCAAAAATATTACCTCTAAGCTGCACATTCCTACAATAGGAATTGGTGCTGGTCCTAACACTAGCGGGCAGGTGCTGGTTATGTCGGACTTATTAGGTATGACGAGCGGTAAAGTACCAAAGTTTGTTAATAAATACTCAAATATTGGAGAATTAGCTGTTTCCGGGATTGCAAACTACATTGAGGAAGTCAATACCGCATCCTTCCCTAAAATTGGACAACACACATTTACAGTGAATAGTGAAGTGCTCCAAGAGTTCATTAAAGAATTGAGTAGCTATGGATGA
- the SEC66 gene encoding Sec63 complex subunit SEC66 (Syntenic homolog of Ashbya gossypii AGR210C; Syntenic homolog of Saccharomyces cerevisiae YBR171W (SEC66)), protein MSSNNGAKGNGTFFDEDTPLRTKNVSVYTPLIYVSILIISLIVFANKYRKKKLEERSQLPSIFDEHNARDLYFELKELSETEKVHEKVMKAALLNRGAEAIRRTIKLKEFSPQMEILYKNGSVSEEYWQRYQNEMKLVDHEFKQCLQESENLQPGWPQLFVTVAKEICFNQALQKRYDFILTKRDNIIKQWELKLDDNGKLLD, encoded by the coding sequence ATGTCATCCAATAATGGTGCTAAAGGTAACGGTACCTtttttgatgaagataCTCCTTTAAGAACAAAAAACGTTAGCGTTTACACTCCATTGATCTATGTGTCTATTTTGATCATCTCTCTTATTGTATTCGCTAATAAATAtagaaagaagaagctgGAAGAGAGATCCCAGTTACCTAGTATCTTTGATGAGCATAATGCTCGTGATTTGTACTTCGAATTGAAGGAATTGTCTGAAACAGAGAAAGTTCACGAAAAGGTTATGAAAGCTGCTTTATTGAATAGAGGTGCTGAGGCTATCAGACGTACAATCAAGTTGAAAGAATTTTCCCCTCAAATGGAAATCCTATATAAAAATGGTTCTGTTTCAGAGGAATACTGGCAGCGGTATCAGAACGAGATGAAGTTGGTGGACCATGAATTTAAGCAATGTCTTCAAGAATCAGAAAATTTGCAACCAGGTTGGCCTCAACTGTTTGTTACTGTTGCTAAGGAGATCTGTTTCAACCAGGCGTTGCAGAAAAGGTACGACTTTATTCTCACAAAAAGGGACAATATCATAAAGCAGTGGGAACTTAAGTTGGACGATAACGGCAAACTACTTGATTGA
- the UMP1 gene encoding Ump1p (Syntenic homolog of Ashbya gossypii AGR208W; Syntenic homolog of Saccharomyces cerevisiae YBR173C (UMP1)) — MNIVPPSDFRTNVSALSASKFTSNAVPGLPDKLREEVAAKPMNTQMNDRHPLESRLRNWDETALRRTHEQYKQIFGLAEPVKRLMELNIVEQTDFNPIGESSNIHRDILLNKECSLDWEDVFPDSEALDSSLGFSSDVHTKIEGALNIR, encoded by the coding sequence ATGAACATTGTACCCCCAAGCGACTTCCGCACGAATGTAAGTGCCTTATCGGCATCAAAATTTACCTCCAATGCCGTCCCAGGACTTCCTGATAAGCTACGTGAGGAGGTAGCTGCAAAACCAATGAACACCCAAATGAATGATAGACACCCACTAGAGTCTAGGTTACGAAACTGGGATGAAACGGCTCTCAGACGCACCCACGAACAATATAAACAGATTTTTGGTCTAGCAGAACCCGTAAAACGCCTAATGGAACTAAATATCGTTGAACAGACAGACTTTAACCCTATAGGAGAATCCTCAAATATACACAGAGATATCTTACTAAACAAGGAATGTTCCCTTGACTGGGAAGACGTATTCCCAGATTCTGAAGCTTTAGATTCATCTCTAGGGTTCAGTTCAGATGTTCACACTAAAATAGAAGGTGCTTTAAATATAAGATAG
- the MSD1 gene encoding aspartate--tRNA ligase MSD1 (Syntenic homolog of Ashbya gossypii AGR206C; Syntenic homolog of Saccharomyces cerevisiae YPL104W (MSD1)) — MLANRIRHIHSHAALLRPLPPFEEIKSKFSFVKETNKLDDVKSSGPKENVTVNGWIENKPKKVGKNLTFATLRDQYGSLIQVVDVYSLLKHAQVEDAVQVTGNIVPKKTRSDNPEDKQYELQVTNLVTLNRSNRKPSQLLDFKKAGNYPPEYRYLQLRLPQFQKRLQARNEAAMIIRNLLNKHEFTEVETPLLFKSTPEGAREYLVPTRLRSAGVPQFYALPQSPQQYKQLLMASGVKNYYQIARCFRDEDLRSDRQPEFTQVDLEMSFAGSRDVMNVVEKLVRTTWNQISSTGELHTLDNENNIVPITNDNPARILTYQQAMTEYGIDKPNLKFADLKIVDLSKFGKNSANHEYSIIEALVLRNACKSLEDYKQHWSHLTNPVNYKNRVPSVIPIISKDTKATWFNMLDHSIKFENPSNVTEALDLKLGDIICFSTRQPSQKLFENPTPMGRLRQLVTKSELGKRLYQNTQADVAAWVVDFPLFSPVEVPMESKTEYPTYLPNAFSATHHPFTMVQLQDYQKLETDPLACLGQHYDLVVNGVELGGGSTRIHDPELQRYIFKEILKINNQDEIFGHLLNAFAMGTPPHAGFAIGFDRMMAMMCGTDSIRDVIAFPKSVTGSDLVIKSPSSVSEEVLKEYNISQLSGKK; from the coding sequence ATGCTAGCAAATAGAATCAGGCATATACACTCCCATGCTGCGTTGTTGAGACCTCTTCCTCCATTTGAGGAAATAAAATCTAAATTTTCTTTCGTAAAGGAGACAAATAAGCTTGATGATGTTAAAAGCAGCGGACCTAAGGAGAATGTCACAGTAAATGGTTGGATTGAAAACAAGCCTAAGAAGGTTGGCAAGAATTTGACCTTTGCTACATTGCGTGATCAATATGGAAGTTTAATACAAGTTGTTGATGTTTATTCGCTGTTAAAACATGCTCAAGTTGAAGATGCCGTCCAAGTAACTGGCAATATAGTACCTAAGAAGACGCGATCTGACAACCCAGAAGACAAGCAGTACGAACTACAAGTAACAAACTTGGTAACATTAAATCGCTCTAATCGTAAACCATCACAATTGCTGGACTTTAAAAAAGCTGGTAATTATCCTCCAGAATACAGATATTTGCAGCTACGGTTACCCCAGTTTCAAAAGAGACTTCAGGCCAGGAACGAAGCTGCAATGATCATTAGGAATTTATTAAACAAGCATGAATTCACTGAGGTAGAAACCCCTTTGCTCTTCAAGTCCACTCCAGAAGGTGCTCGAGAGTATTTAGTTCCAACCCGATTACGTTCAGCTGGGGTTCCGCAATTTTATGCTTTGCCACAATCTCCACAACAATACAAACAACTGCTAATGGCGAGTGGAGTGAAAAACTACTACCAAATAGCTCGGTGCTTTAGAGACGAAGATTTAAGAAGTGACAGACAGCCTGAGTTTACTCAGGTGGATCTGGAAATGTCTTTTGCGGGTAGCAGAGACGTAATGAATGTTGTAGAAAAATTAGTCAGAACTACATGGAACCAGATCTCTTCTACTGGCGAACTGCATACCTTGGATAATGAAAATAACATTGTGCCGATCACAAATGACAATCCTGCTCGTATCTTAACGTATCAGCAAGCCATGACCGAATACGGGATAGACAAGCCCAACCTGAAGTTTGCGGACTTGAAGATTGTAGATCTCTCTAAATTCGGCAAAAATTCAGCTAATCACGAATACAGTATTATAGAAGCTCTCGTGCTACGGAATGCATGTAAATCTCTGGAGGATTACAAACAGCACTGGTCACATCTCACTAATCCTGTAAACTACAAGAATAGAGTACCATCCGTAATACCAATTATCTCCAAGGATACGAAAGCTACTTGGTTTAATATGTTGGATCATTCCATAAAATTCGAAAATCCATCAAATGTTACAGAAGCCTTGGATCTGAAGTTGGGTGATATAATATGTTTTTCTACAAGGCAGCCATCACAAAAGTTATTTGAGAATCCAACTCCGATGGGAAGATTAAGGCAACTAGTTACTAAATCGGAACTTGGGAAAAGGCTTTACCAAAATACCCAGGCAGATGTAGCCGCATGGGTTGTGGACTTCCCATTGTTCTCTCCAGTTGAGGTTCCAATGGAATCTAAAACAGAATATCCAACTTATTTGCCTAATGCATTCTCTGCTACTCATCACCCATTCACTATGGTTCAACTTCAAGATTATCAGAAATTGGAAACTGATCCTTTGGCGTGTTTAGGTCAACATTACGATCTTGTTGTAAATGGCGTCGAACTGGGCGGCGGGTCCACAAGAATCCACGATCCTGAATTGCAAAGATATATCTTTAAAGAAATACTCAAAATTAACAATCAAGATGAGATATTTGGTCATCTTTTGAATGCCTTTGCCATGGGCACTCCACCTCATGCGGGTTTCGCTATTGGATTCGATAGAATGATGGCGATGATGTGTGGAACTGATAGCATTCGGGATGTCATAGCTTTCCCTAAAAGTGTCACCGGCTCAGATCTAGTGATTAAAAGCCCAAGTTCCGTCAGCGAGGAAGTGCTTAAAGAGTACAACATATCACAACTATCTGGTAAAAAATAA
- the SMY2 gene encoding Smy2p (Syntenic homolog of Ashbya gossypii AGR209W; Syntenic homolog of Saccharomyces cerevisiae YPL105C (SYH1) and YBR172C (SMY2)): MNFNHQDSLNAIAAQLRDLSFSKADYQNPSSLMDSIGVQRAKSPFGGSQQDGGIFQAQFQKPLMGSWGQTNGFQQPMTPTTSLSSTAATPQTANNIPLQFERPMANSAGGIHPIMPPTASLSGFGSQFIPLMPCKESEWNYIDHAGQIQGPFTSGMMDSWFAQRFFMQTLQIKFSGNVVNPFGMDMNTFITLMELMTKVNDFIEPFKKFDLVCWQFQQQLQEQSFVQSRIASPVSLHPPLQSQPVASSKIPARIENHDYSYGEIMQLQDNDGGHYQEVSVVIPFSRTVKTLSDEEFSLEMDAHNLKLTIMKETSERESQKHAVSQEKVEQQIDQEQKTDLKSEGQSSYLAQEAAITNHQKTKPVANNESYNIKTTDSVQVTENSDSKASQEEPAIVHTAEKADASKDTEATRKPVARNEITSKPAPWANKQMPVYDTISLLEIQQKKEEERKKKQQEFLSNSRKQALQMQQEIVKQENQHIPITAVASWASKTKVTDSSKTEKDPEVIYPERFKDKDFIEKQKKLWEDAQRLHNSQKSASNTNEDEWTTVTTKHTQPKIIPKPVLTSANSYISPDKLRAASANNMRPYLKKPASAANISTTSKPLLYPGNASTSARREFLNWCRSQMNLSPGVKVNNVLEMLLSLPAGNESREIIADAIYSNSSIMDGRRFATEFLKRRIECEEKLKDNLTWSQALTLPEGDADDWEFQVVCKKKGKRH, encoded by the coding sequence ATGAATTTTAACCACCAGGATAGTTTAAATGCAATAGCTGCACAGTTACGAGATTTATCTTTTTCAAAGGCTGATTATCAGAATCCCTCATCACTAATGGATTCTATAGGTGTGCAACGTGCTAAATCTCCATTTGGTGGTTCACAGCAGGATGGCGGGATTTTTCAGGCGCAGTTTCAGAAGCCCCTAATGGGTTCGTGGGGACAAACAAATGGTTTTCAGCAACCAATGACCCCTACAACGTCGCTATcgtcaacagcagcaacgCCACAGACTGCGAATAATATCCCGTTGCAATTTGAGCGCCCCATGGCTAATTCTGCTGGAGGAATTCACCCGATAATGCCTCCGACGGCGTCTTTGTCAGGATTTGGGTCCCAGTTTATTCCGTTAATGCCATGCAAAGAGTCGGAATGGAACTATATTGACCATGCAGGGCAGATTCAAGGACCTTTTACATCAGGTATGATGGATTCTTGGTTTGCCCAGAGATTTTTTATGCAGACTTTGCAGATCAAATTCAGCGGAAATGTCGTAAATCCTTTCGGCATGGATATGAATACTTTTATCACGCTTATGGAGCTTATGACCAAAGTTAACGATTTTATTGAGCCTTTCAAGAAGTTTGATCTTGTATGCTGGCAGTTCCAACAGCAATTACAGGAGCAATCATTTGTGCAGTCGCGCATTGCATCCCCCGTGTCTTTGCATCCGCCGTTGCAGTCTCAGCCTGTTGCCAGCTCAAAGATTCCAGCAAGAATTGAGAATCATGACTACAGCTATGGAGAGATTATGCAATTGCAGGATAATGATGGGGGTCACTATCAAGAAGTTTCAGTTGTGATTCCATTTTCAAGAACTGTGAAGACGTTATCCGATGAAGAATTCAGTCTTGAGATGGATGCGCACAATTTGAAGTTAACGATTATGAAGGAAACATCTGAGCGCGAGTCTCAGAAGCATGCTGTTTCACAGGAGAAGGTTGAACAGCAGATAGATCAAGAACAAAAAACTGACCTTAAGTCAGAAGGTCAATCGTCTTATCTAGCGCAGGAAGCAGCTATTACTAATCATCAGAAGACAAAGCCTGTCGCAAATAATGAATCATACAACATTAAGACCACCGATTCGGTGCAAGTAACGGAGAATTCCGACTCTAAAGCTTCGCAGGAAGAACCTGCTATCGTGCATACGGCCGAGAAAGCCGATGCTTCAAAAGATACAGAGGCCACTAGGAAGCCTGTTGCTAGAAATGAAATCACCAGTAAACCAGCGCCTTGGGCTAATAAGCAAATGCCCGTATATGATACAATATCCTTGCTGGAAATACAGCAGAAGAAAGAGGAAGagaggaagaagaaacaaCAAGAATTTTTAAGCAATAGCCGTAAACAAGCACTTCAGATGCAGCAGGAAATAGTTAAACAGGAGAATCAACATATTCCAATCACTGCTGTTGCATCGTGGGCAAGCAAAACAAAGGTTACCGATTCGTCAAAAACTGAAAAGGACCCCGAAGTGATATACCCAGAGCGGTTTAAGGACAAGGACTTTATCGAAAAGCAAAAAAAACTATGGGAGGATGCTCAAAGGCTACACAACTCTCAAAAGTCTGCGTCTAACACTAACGAGGATGAGTGGACAACCGTCACAACAAAGCATACGCAGCCAAAGATCATTCCAAAACCAGTATTAACTTCCGCTAATTCTTACATTAGTCCAGATAAGTTGCGTGCTGCAAGCGCTAATAACATGAGACCCTACTTAAAGAAGCCTGCAAGCGCTGCAAATATATCAACCACTTCAAAGCCCTTATTGTACCCAGGGAACGCTTCCACATCCGCACGTCGGGAATTCCTGAATTGGTGTAGATCACAAATGAACCTTTCACCAGGTGTCAAGGTCAACAACGTTTTGGAAATGTTACTATCTTTACCTGCTGGTAACGAGTCCCGTGAAATCATTGCAGATGCTATTTATTCCAACAGTTCGATAATGGATGGTAGAAGATTTGCAACTGAGTTCTTGAAGAGACGTATTGAATGTGAAGAGAAGTTGAAAGATAATCTCACATGGAGCCAAGCATTAACCCTTCCAGAAGGGGACGCTGACGATTGGGAATTCCAAGTTGTCTGCAAAAAGAAAGGAAAAAGGCATTGA